cctcatcatcatcattagggcatTTTGCGTGAAGTTCCTCCCTGATgccattgattgcaagtctgcccttgctttcggcccatctttaGTCCActttggcatgttgagcagggtaccaagcaaactctcgcacacgttcttcgtgatatgcatgacatcaaggctgtgaggcacacggaggatcttccagtacggcaagtcccagaaaacagacctcgttttccataccttcagcagcggctatggcgtctttcgcttctttcccgacggtgggcactctttccaatttttcaacggctcgtctatttcctcgccgctcctcgtacgtgggggtcttcggggatcggtttcaccatcgaacagatccttgcgttttctccatgcgtcatcgtcgcgaagccaccttcgatgtcccatgaacacggttttcggagacccgggatctctatctagctggcgatacattgtgtcatccatgcacctgacgcatgcacaaaatccgtggaccacctgccccgcgacatatccgtaaccgagatagttgtgcaccgtcgtgagtagtgcgactctcatagggaaatattgtttcgcggcggcgtcccacgtattgcctagcgttttccacaacgtgtctagctcctctttgagcagccccagatacagattgatgttgttccctggttgtttcggccctttaattagcatactcatgtaaatgtacttcctcttcatgcacatccacgggggaaggttgtacatccacacaaacacagcccaggtgctatgtgtgcttctctggctgccaaacggattgactccatcagtGCTCGCGCccaacatgatgttccttggatcgtccccaaattatgGGTGTTCAAAGTTCAACGCTtggcactggctcgcatccttagggtgactcagcatcttgtcttttttatttatctctggatcatttccgtcatcttctcgcttcttctcctccctatccgcgtgccaacgtaggagctctgcttgcttagggtccatgaagtaccgctgcagacgaggagtgatcagaaagtaccacaccactttttgaggagctttctgcttcctcttcttgtatcgagtgatGCCGCACACcgaacatatggtagactccgcgtgctcgtcccgataaatgatgcaattgttcatgcacacatggtatttcacgtgtggTAAATCCAGAggccacacgattttcttcgcctcctcgaaactggttgggcacttgttccccatgggaagaggttcgtgccagaatgacatgttctcgtcgaagcatgtgtcagtcattttgtgttttaccttcatctccagagccatgagcgttactttcagtcgAGTATCCTCGGtcatgcatccttcatacaatggagtaaccgcgtctatctccagttgatccagcttggctttttctcgggcggcagctcttgtgttacccgtctgcttgataagcagctcttgaatatgacggtcctgcacccagcccatcgatggtccatcgtcgtctgctccggcatcttcatcttcatgatcgtgcccttcgtcttgatcttcctcatcatcatgtccgacatcttctacatgatgactgtctcctacatctacttcgtgatcatgtcctggagattcttcgtcttctcgcctgcCCTCACCGCTATTGTCTTGCTGCCCTTCCTTATTTCTTGCCcgacccccatggacgacttcataatcatcttcatcaccttgccaccgatagccacccATGAAAACCACgcacgagcaggtggtcccgcacctgtctggaatccgggtccataaggctcttcagcttgcatcttcgacacggacatcttatctccgtctcgttcttttgaagcatctcggccttctcggagctcaaaaacctattcacgatgcctttggtcatcgtgcggactatggtcgcctgcggggtagagcaaaacgatattttagaaccaaaataaaatttggcatgactttgcctaaaaataggacaaaaaagaatgcatagtgccaaattctcgccgaaacggaaatgaatcaacattccggcaaaatattggcaactatcgcatttcaaataccgatacctgcaaacacaaacatatgcaacaccgcaaacatacgtagatctaggccataaaaagtgtgtacatgTTGGAGGgacaaaaaagtagatctagaacataaagaaagctttccccttacttacctatcaaaaaaaggaaatttaaccacttaatttgggtgaatctatggtgcaaatgaggtgagcaggaggaggcagccgagacaaacaaggttggtagaggtggagagaatgaagtggggggaaagtgagtgtgaagtggctGTCGAAAATATCTACTACtctcaggttaccaatggcgcacctccaaacagtgcaccattagtaaccggggttactaatggcgcacctggtaagaatgcgccattactagttttgaaaaaaaaactgaatttttttagtagtggcgcaccgtggatgtggtgcgccattactagttaaaactagtaatggcgcacttccccTTGGTGCGCCACAGCTAAGTCTaggaagggtgtggggccaggacaaagctagtaatggtgcaccacacaacaagtgcgccattagtaatatggacaataATGGCGCGCCTgtatctggtgcgccactgctatatagcagtggcgaaccacatacatggtgcgccattaatgtccatattagctatagaccTTTTTCTAGTGGTGACCCTTAAAACTGTCACTTGACATATCACAATTTTCATTATCTCAATAACACCGAATAGTACTTTCAAACACATAATAATCATTCAATTTATTACAACAATGTTTTGAAGCAAATTATAAtaattgttcgaatcaaataggacatagaaaagtaaacAAAGGTAGATCATGGGCCTTGGCGCCGCCCAGCCAACTTCCACtggtgctctactagatcatcccggAGTTGACCATGAGCGTTTGCATCCTCAATCTGACGATGTGCTTCAAGAAAAGCTTGTACGCGACAAGGGTTTCTTTCCGGTTGCACACGAGTACCAACATTgtggaggagggcggcggtgtGGAGGTCGGGGCCGTCAAAAAAATATAGGAAACAGGGCCGGCCGGAGCTCGCTATGGAGGACGCCGGCGGTGTGGAGGCCGTCCATGGAGGAGACAGAGGGATCCAGAGCAGGGGAGCTCACCTTCGACAGCCCGCGGTGGAGGAGGCCGGAGGTGTGGACGGAGCTCGGGGGCGAGGAGCTCCGGGCGGTGGAGGAAATCGGGGGCGACGGTGCCGGAGCTCGGGgctggcggtggtggaggagctcggggcggcggtggaggagctcggggcggcggcgatgGAGGAGCTCGGGCCCGAGATGCGGCCGGAGGCGATGAAGGAGCTCGGgggcggggcggtggtggaggagctcGGGGCGGCAATGGAGGAGTTGGGCCGGCGGTGACGGCATGAGATGCGGCCGGAGGTGATGGAGGAGCTcgggggcggggcggcggtggaggatctcggggcggcggtggaggagctgGGCCGGGGGCGACGACACGAGatgcggccggcggcggctcgggggAGGCGCGGGAGGAGGTTGGGGCGGGATATTTCCCTTCCGCGCGTGGCCGAATcgaagtgagggttggggtagATTTTGCCCCCCaatcctcacttctacaggctgggagGGGGTTTGCAGGTCTGATCCTTCAAATTTTTTTAAAGGTTTAAGGGTTTAGTGGTTCTAGTTTACGCGTTTTTTTTGTTCAATCCGTAAAAAAACGATTATTTCTGTTTTTTAGGGTTTAAGGGTCTACTAGACATGTTCCGGCCAGCTAAGAGcatgtctagtagaaccctcaaacccttaaaacaaaaaccagttttaagggttgagaattgcacatttttgacacttttaagggttgaaaaacaggggcaaagactagaatcctcaaacccaacccttataatgaAGATGTATACCATTCTACTTCACATCAGTTCTATTCATGCCAAGCATATCAGCCTTATTTTATCTAGTCCAAGCTTCATTAGATATATGATTACAGAATGTTCTTCAGATAAAATTCAATAGATACTTTGGTTGTTGCCTGTAGGACTCCAAAAATGTGGAACTCTAGAGACAGAAAAACTAAGCTTGTCTTCCACATTATAGGTCTATTATACATTCATAAATTCAGAGATCAACATGGCAATAGTCGAAAGTATCATGTGTACATCCAATGTTTGTATATCATCTGTTTGTAGTTGTACCCTGCCCTATAAATATCCCATTGTGCTCAAATTCAACTGAAAACAACTGACTATCTTCTCCATTTGTCACTTCAGAAAGTGGAACATTTCAAAACTCAGCAACTAAATTACTTATGTAGACAATTCAACATGTAAATGGACATATGCAGTGAAAAAACTATAATTGGACAAATATATAAGTGAAAATGGACATGTGCAGTGAAGATAACTTTAAATGAAAATAGATATGGCAGTAAATGTACTAACATATTTGTATCTAAAGATATGTGCACCTGAACATATTAGTAACTGAAAAATGCAATAGAAATGAACACTTGTTAAAAATGCAGAAGTGAAAATAGGAgggccggccggcggcggcggaggggaggCCGGGGCTGCAGAGGGTGGCCGGGgctgcggcggggcggcgctgcgaaggggcggcgggggcggggcggcgcggcggcgggcgCGGGGCCGGTAGAGGCGAGCGCGAGGGCGGGCGCAGGGGCCGGTAGGGGCGAgcgcgggggcggccggggcgtgcgcggcggcggcgggggcctccatggcggcgaggcgggcgcgaggaggcggcggctggaGACGGAAGCGGGATGAAAATCCCTCCCGCGCTGGAGAGGaagtggagtgcgggttgggaggagaaactcctcccaaccctcacttctacaggttgCGATGGCGTTTGCGGGTTGGACCCTtaattttttttacgggtttaagggttctagtctacactgttttttcgacgaaaactgtaaaaaaacggttatttttaagAGTTTGAGGGTTTGAGagttctactagacttgctctaagagcatctctagtataaccctcaaacccttaaaacaaaaaccagttttaagggttgagaattgcacatttttgacacttttaagggctgaaaaacaggggcaaagactagaaccctcaaatccAACCCTCAAAATCGAAATACAGTCAGGACCGCGCGCGCCGGCTGCTGGAGCTcgcgcgctgctgctgctgcggcgcCGCCGCGACGAGCTCCTTCTGCggcagggagagggaaggggaggggcggctggcgcggcggccggggcgggtgGGGCGGGCGCGGCGACGGCCGGGACGGGCGGGGCGGCTGGCGCGAcggccggggcgggcgcggcgGGCGGGGGGCCGGGGCGCGACGGCGGGCGCGACGGCGGCCTGGGCGGGCGCGGGGGGCGCGACGGCGGCCGGGGCGGCCGCGGGGGCGCGACGGCGGGCGGGGCGCGACGGCGGCCTGGACGGGCGCGGGGGCACGACGGCCGGGGCACGGAGGgagcgcggggcggcggccggagcgcggggggaggcggggcggcggccggagcgcggggggaggcggggcggcggccggagcgcggggggaggcggggcggcggcggccgaggcaACTTCCTCGCGCGGGCGGGAACCAACTACCTCCCGCGCGAGTGGGaagtggagtgcgggttgggaggagtttctcctcccaaccctcacttctacaggctcaaAACTAATTTGAGTGTTGGACCTCTAAAAATATTTACGGGTTTAAAGGTTTAAGGGTTTgtagtctacgccgtttttcggacgaaagctgtaaaaaaaacggttatttttaagagttcggggtttgagggttctactagatatGCATGTCATCCCCACAGGTCAAATCCATCTCCCCCGAGGTCCCAACCCATCTGACCATCTCCAATCTCCAAAACAGGGGGAAAGGCAGGCACTACCGCCGGCAACTTTGAAATCCGACGAGATGGTCGTTGCCGGCGCCATCCGACCCCAACCCCTCTCATGCGTCCTCTCTGCTTCACTGCCCGCCGACGCCACGGCCCCATCCTCCCCGCCGTCTCCTCCACCCGTTTCCCATCTCACTGGACGCCAATCTCGGCAAGCAGGACGCCGACGCCTCTACTACCTCCTCGCCTACCGCTGCAGGACCACCGACGACCATCACTGCCACCACTCCCTCCTTCTCGCAATCCTCTCCCCATCACATGTCTGCACCGACGCCGACCGCCGCAGGTACGCCGCCAATGCAGTATGTTCCCCGACGCCTCTTCTATAAGCGGCGGCGCAGCCACCCGCTGCTCCTTATCCGTCCCTATGACTCACTATGCTTGGCTACTGCCCCTCCTTCACAATCCCGTTCCTTCCCACACGTGCCGCCTtccagatttaaatttttagtcaaCCAATGTTAAATCCGCATTCCTAGGCCGAAGTCTCTGGaaaccacttgcatcccaataaaATATATCCAATTTTCTGTCACCCAGAGTTGAAATTCGCGCGCCAAGGTTGAGTTATCTAAAACTACTCTTGCAGACCAATAGAAAGCAACTGGGCAGGCATATGTGACTCACGCTGTGTCAACTACACCCAAAGAAGCCACGCGCTGGTCACAAAAATACTCAGATTGAACGGACTTCGCCTTTTGATCTCCTTCGTTAAGTTCCAAGGTATGGGTGATTCTTCTTACTTGCACAACTGCATATATGTGATGGTGCCAACCGATGGAACTACTCAagttatattttttttgcaacattAGCTATTTTAGAAATGAATCACAAGAATTGCATGAAAATATAAACACACATGCCATTGTTACTCCTAGGGGAATAGACCTGAATGTCATGAAGGCTAGAGATTGTATTGAAGTTCTTTAGTATATCAAAATTTTACTTATTATTTCAATATGCAGATTCATCATGTACTACTATTGGACAATAATGTCATTTTTATTTGGTGTAATTGACATGAAAACTGGAAGTCGTGAGTCTATTTCTGGATCCTAAAGCAATATTTTGTTTGTTATGTTCTGAGTTCTTCTACTAAGCAATATTGTTTTTTTGTTCTATATTCTCTTTGACACAACTAACTAATTGATTAGgtggtagaaactagggttctaccggGTCTTGGCTGGAGGTTGTAGGGGAAGGAGGGGATCGGTCGTGGTTGCCGGCGCAGGGGCGCCGCCTCGCACGGATGAGGGCGGCTGCGCGATGGAACGGGCAGCTAGGGTTAGGGCACCGACTCCTAGTTGGAGCCGATGAAAATAGATTGATCTTTGCTTAATCTCAAAAGTGTTGATTACATGACTATATATAAGTTCCCTAGGCTATAATaaactgggctaagcccctaatattattaagataactgggccagtttggctaactgggcctctggtcataacatttctccccgcctgcgcaaacaactcgtcctcgagttggacATCTAGAAAATGTTGGCGGAACTCCTTGAGCTGCTCCCAAGGTGCCTTCGGAGGGTTGAGCTGGTCCAAAGTACGTCGTGCATCAAGGCCTGGAATGTCGCCGGCGCATTGGGGAGACCGAAAGGAATCACCAAAAACTCGAAGTGATCGTGATGGTAGCCAGAACGCAAGTCGAGCGTAGGGAATAAGCGTGGCACTGGCGGCTCTTCCCGGAGCTCCTCCACGACCGGTATAGGAAAATTGACCCTCGTCGTCGTGGCAGTGAGAGCACGGTAATCGAGGCAGAAACGCCACGAGCACTCGGGCTTGTGAACAAGGAGCACCGGTAAAAGGTCGCCGTGCCACTGCAGGAGATGAGCCAACAGGGGCGGCTCGGAGTCTGCTATGGCGGTCGACAGCTGAGAGGGAACTGCTGGAGAAGTGCCACCCTCGCCCTTCCACTGCACCATGCGCCCTTGATGCCAGAAAGTCATGGTTAGTGCGTCGAAGTCCCAAAGGATGGGTCCGAGCGTCCGCAagaagtcgatgccgaggatgaagttgtagtcgCCCAAGTCGATGCCGACGCACATGATGGCGAAGgactcgtcgccgatgaggatgGGAACCTGCTGCGCAATTCCGTGGCAGCGGAGACGGTCACCATTAGCCACGGTAACTCGGAGTTGCTCGCCGCCCGTCGGCTGGAGGGCCAGGCGACGCATAATAGACGCGAGCAGGAAGTTGTGTGTAGAGCCCGTGTCCAGGAGAGCTAAGAGGCGCTCCCCATTAACCGTCACTGGCAACAACATCGTTGTTTCCGCTCGTATGCCGGGAAGGGCATGCAGTGAGACCACGAGAGCGGTGGCTGACGCTGGGGCTGCCGCTGGGGCTGCCGCCTCGGCAAGCTCGGAGGAAGCTGTATCCTCCGCGACATAGTCGTCCGCCTCCAGGTAGAAGAGGCGCGGGCAGACGTGGCCTGGCAcgtagggctcatcgcagttgAAACATAACCCCTGGCGATGACGCTCGTTTTGTTCAGCCAGGGTTAGCCGACGGAACGGTCGAGTTGCTGCTGCGACGGGCGTCCCTGTCGCCGGCTGGGTGCAGACATAGCCGGCTGAGGGGGTGGGCAAGGTTCCTGGGCCGGGAACGCCTGCTGCATAGCCACCGCCCGCTGCTCGAACGCGCGGGCATAGTACGTGGCCATCTGGATGTCATGTGGTCCGTGCATCTCGACGTCCACGCGGATGTGGTCGGGGAGGCccccgacgaagagctcggcccGCTGGCGAGTCGTCACGCCAGGCGCGTGACACACCAGGGCCTGGAAGCGGTCGATGAAGTCCTGCACCGTGGAGGTGAAGGGTAGGCGGCCAAGCTCCGCCAACCGGCTCCCTTGGATCGGAGGCCCGAAGCGTAGGAGGCAGAGCTCGCGGAAACGCTCCCATGGAGGCATGCCGCCCTCATCCTGCTCGAGAGCGTAATACCACGTCTGTGCGGCGCCTTGGAGGTGATATGAAACGAGCCAGGTGCGATCCGACACTGGCGTCCGTTGCCCCCGAAAAAACTGGTCACATTGGTTCAGCCAGCTCAGGGGGTCCTCAGTGCCGTCATAGGTGGTGAAGTCCAATTTGGCGAAGCGCCGCGACATGTGGGTAGGGCCGCCCTGGCGGTACGGCTCGTCGGCGCGGAGTAGTGCAGGGGTCGGCGCCGGGTACCCGTCGGGGCCGACGAAGCTAGAGGGCCCGCCGTACTGCGGGGGTGGCGCTGGTGGCGATTGGATTTGCGGCGGCGCCGAGGCCGTCGTGTACACCGGCTGTGACGACCCGGTCACCCAGGCCGgtagcggcgacggcgaggggggAAACCGGAGCTAGTGGATCGGCACCCCCGGTGCAGAGGTAGGGCCCGGCCCGGAGGTGGTTTGTGGCGGCGGCGGTAGCTGCAGGGCCGCTGCAGCGGCCCGGCcgagggtggcggaggcagctGTAGTGTTGGCTGCAGCGGCCAGGCGAGCGTGACGGTTGCCGCCGGCTGCCATGGCAGCCACGACAGCCTGGCGCGACCGGCTGCAGCCCGTA
This genomic stretch from Hordeum vulgare subsp. vulgare chromosome 6H, MorexV3_pseudomolecules_assembly, whole genome shotgun sequence harbors:
- the LOC123404308 gene encoding uncharacterized protein LOC123404308, encoding MVVAGAIRPQPLSCVLSASLPADATAPSSPPSPPPVSHLTGRQSRQAGRRRLYYLLAYRCRTTDDHHCHHSLLLAILSPSHVCTDADRRRPIESNWAGICDSRCVNYTQRSHALVTKILRLNGLRLLISFVKFQEFCEHLKSTT